One genomic window of Saccopteryx bilineata isolate mSacBil1 chromosome 4, mSacBil1_pri_phased_curated, whole genome shotgun sequence includes the following:
- the TEDC2 gene encoding tubulin epsilon and delta complex protein 2 isoform X3, whose product MLPAHCSRRCGPLMAELRDALDTCAERQRQLERSLRVSRRLLRAWEPAETPAPEPTPGPKTNEEVLPPACTPCPQDLKELELLTQALEKAVQVRRGISKTGDKASSLKSGSIATHATTASAPPRASERKPPRGIGQTTTPASRLPKPRLLSAGDQTCIRRRPHTAKPGQSLRDQPVAPSAAPQAPEAFRLKEKGTLLQLPMAFRKAASQNSRLWAQLSSTQTSDSVDATVFSKTQFLQKMQMTSGWPSSGLSAAEVEAEVGCLQKASSLLRLRMREELTTDPTDWMQEYRCLLTLEGLQAMVGQCLHRLQELQAVVEQPLKPWPEGRLPRASLPCGGRADPIWGPQLLLYSSTEELQTLAALRLRVGMLDQQIHLEKVLMAELLPLVSTREPLGPPRLALFRAVHSLLCEGGHHFLTILRDEPDD is encoded by the exons ATGCTGCCCGCGCACTGCTCGCGCCGGTGTGGCCC GCTGATGGCCGAGCTGCGGGACGCCCTGGACACCTGTGCGGAGCGACAGCGACAACTGGAGCGGAGCCTGCGAGTCTCCCGGCGGCTGCTCCGGGCCTG GGAACCAGCCGAGACCCCGGCTCCAGAGCCAACTCCAGGGCCAAAAACTAATGAAGAGGTCCTGCCTCCAG CATGCACACCCTGCCCCCAAGACCTCAAGGAGCTGGAGTTGCTGACCCAGGCACTGGAGAAAGCTGTGCAGGTGCGAAGAGGCATTTCGAAGACTGGAGACAAGGCCTCCAGCCTGAAGTCTGGGTCCATTGCTACTCATGCTACCACAGCCTCTGCCCCACCCCGGGCTTCTGAAAGAAAACCCCCCAGGGGCATAGGCCAGACCACCACGCCTGCTTCCCGCCTCCCTAAACCCAGGCTTCTGTCAGCGGGGGATCAGACCTGTATACGGAGAAGGCCCCACACTGCCAAGCCTGGACAAAGCCTCAGAGACCAACCAGTAGCCCCCTCAGCTGCCCCTCAGGCGCCAGAAGCTTTCAGACTGAAAGAGAAGGG GACCCTGTTGCAGCTGCCCATGGCCTTCAGGAAGGCGGCTTCTCAGAACTCCCG CCTGTGGGCCCAGCTCAGCTCTACACAGACCAGCGACTCCGTGGATGCCACTGTGTTCTCCAAAACCCAGTTCCTCCAGAAAATGCAGATGACT TCTGGCTGGCCCAGCTCTGGGCTCAGTGCTGCAGAGGTGGAGGCAGAAGTGGGGTGCCTGCAGAAGGCCTCCTCGCTACTGAGACTGCGAATGAGGGAAGAGCTCACAACAG ACCCTACAGACTGGATGCAGGAGTACCGCTGCCTGCTTACCTTGGAGGGGCTGCAGGCCATGGTGGGGCAGTGTCTCCATAGGCTACAGGAGCTGCAGGCGG TGGTGGAACAGCCACTGAAGCCATGGCCTGAGGGAAGACTTCCCAGGGCTTCATTGCCCTGTGGAGGAAGAGcagaccccatctggggcccccagctgcttctctactccaGCACcgaggagctgcagaccctggcgGCCCTCAGGCTTCGAGTGGGCATGCTGGACCAGCAGATCCACCTGGAAAAG GTCCTGATGGCAGAGCTCCTCCCCTTGGTGAGCACACGGGAGCCACTGGGACCGCCCAGGCTGGCGCTGTTCCGGGCTGTGCACAGCCTTCTCTGTGAGGGAGGCCATCATTTCCTCACCATCCTGCGAGATGAGCCTGATGACTGA
- the TEDC2 gene encoding tubulin epsilon and delta complex protein 2 isoform X2: MLPAHCSRRCGPLMAELRDALDTCAERQRQLERSLRVSRRLLRAWEPAETPAPEPTPGPKTNEEVLPPACTPCPQDLKELELLTQALEKAVQVRRGISKTGDKASSLKSGSIATHATTASAPPRASERKPPRGIGQTTTPASRLPKPRLLSAGDQTCIRRRPHTAKPGQSLRDQPVAPSAAPQAPEAFRLKEKGTLLQLPMAFRKAASQNSRLWAQLSSTQTSDSVDATVFSKTQFLQKMQMTSGWPSSGLSAAEVEAEVGCLQKASSLLRLRMREELTTDPTDWMQEYRCLLTLEGLQAMVGQCLHRLQELQAAVVEQPLKPWPEGRLPRASLPCGGRADPIWGPQLLLYSSTEELQTLAALRLRVGMLDQQIHLEKVLMAELLPLVSTREPLGPPRLALFRAVHSLLCEGGHHFLTILRDEPDD; this comes from the exons ATGCTGCCCGCGCACTGCTCGCGCCGGTGTGGCCC GCTGATGGCCGAGCTGCGGGACGCCCTGGACACCTGTGCGGAGCGACAGCGACAACTGGAGCGGAGCCTGCGAGTCTCCCGGCGGCTGCTCCGGGCCTG GGAACCAGCCGAGACCCCGGCTCCAGAGCCAACTCCAGGGCCAAAAACTAATGAAGAGGTCCTGCCTCCAG CATGCACACCCTGCCCCCAAGACCTCAAGGAGCTGGAGTTGCTGACCCAGGCACTGGAGAAAGCTGTGCAGGTGCGAAGAGGCATTTCGAAGACTGGAGACAAGGCCTCCAGCCTGAAGTCTGGGTCCATTGCTACTCATGCTACCACAGCCTCTGCCCCACCCCGGGCTTCTGAAAGAAAACCCCCCAGGGGCATAGGCCAGACCACCACGCCTGCTTCCCGCCTCCCTAAACCCAGGCTTCTGTCAGCGGGGGATCAGACCTGTATACGGAGAAGGCCCCACACTGCCAAGCCTGGACAAAGCCTCAGAGACCAACCAGTAGCCCCCTCAGCTGCCCCTCAGGCGCCAGAAGCTTTCAGACTGAAAGAGAAGGG GACCCTGTTGCAGCTGCCCATGGCCTTCAGGAAGGCGGCTTCTCAGAACTCCCG CCTGTGGGCCCAGCTCAGCTCTACACAGACCAGCGACTCCGTGGATGCCACTGTGTTCTCCAAAACCCAGTTCCTCCAGAAAATGCAGATGACT TCTGGCTGGCCCAGCTCTGGGCTCAGTGCTGCAGAGGTGGAGGCAGAAGTGGGGTGCCTGCAGAAGGCCTCCTCGCTACTGAGACTGCGAATGAGGGAAGAGCTCACAACAG ACCCTACAGACTGGATGCAGGAGTACCGCTGCCTGCTTACCTTGGAGGGGCTGCAGGCCATGGTGGGGCAGTGTCTCCATAGGCTACAGGAGCTGCAGGCGG CAGTGGTGGAACAGCCACTGAAGCCATGGCCTGAGGGAAGACTTCCCAGGGCTTCATTGCCCTGTGGAGGAAGAGcagaccccatctggggcccccagctgcttctctactccaGCACcgaggagctgcagaccctggcgGCCCTCAGGCTTCGAGTGGGCATGCTGGACCAGCAGATCCACCTGGAAAAG GTCCTGATGGCAGAGCTCCTCCCCTTGGTGAGCACACGGGAGCCACTGGGACCGCCCAGGCTGGCGCTGTTCCGGGCTGTGCACAGCCTTCTCTGTGAGGGAGGCCATCATTTCCTCACCATCCTGCGAGATGAGCCTGATGACTGA
- the TEDC2 gene encoding tubulin epsilon and delta complex protein 2 isoform X4 gives MLPAHCSRRLMAELRDALDTCAERQRQLERSLRVSRRLLRAWEPAETPAPEPTPGPKTNEEVLPPACTPCPQDLKELELLTQALEKAVQVRRGISKTGDKASSLKSGSIATHATTASAPPRASERKPPRGIGQTTTPASRLPKPRLLSAGDQTCIRRRPHTAKPGQSLRDQPVAPSAAPQAPEAFRLKEKGTLLQLPMAFRKAASQNSRLWAQLSSTQTSDSVDATVFSKTQFLQKMQMTSGWPSSGLSAAEVEAEVGCLQKASSLLRLRMREELTTDPTDWMQEYRCLLTLEGLQAMVGQCLHRLQELQAAVVEQPLKPWPEGRLPRASLPCGGRADPIWGPQLLLYSSTEELQTLAALRLRVGMLDQQIHLEKVLMAELLPLVSTREPLGPPRLALFRAVHSLLCEGGHHFLTILRDEPDD, from the exons ATGCTGCCCGCGCACTGCTCGCGCCG GCTGATGGCCGAGCTGCGGGACGCCCTGGACACCTGTGCGGAGCGACAGCGACAACTGGAGCGGAGCCTGCGAGTCTCCCGGCGGCTGCTCCGGGCCTG GGAACCAGCCGAGACCCCGGCTCCAGAGCCAACTCCAGGGCCAAAAACTAATGAAGAGGTCCTGCCTCCAG CATGCACACCCTGCCCCCAAGACCTCAAGGAGCTGGAGTTGCTGACCCAGGCACTGGAGAAAGCTGTGCAGGTGCGAAGAGGCATTTCGAAGACTGGAGACAAGGCCTCCAGCCTGAAGTCTGGGTCCATTGCTACTCATGCTACCACAGCCTCTGCCCCACCCCGGGCTTCTGAAAGAAAACCCCCCAGGGGCATAGGCCAGACCACCACGCCTGCTTCCCGCCTCCCTAAACCCAGGCTTCTGTCAGCGGGGGATCAGACCTGTATACGGAGAAGGCCCCACACTGCCAAGCCTGGACAAAGCCTCAGAGACCAACCAGTAGCCCCCTCAGCTGCCCCTCAGGCGCCAGAAGCTTTCAGACTGAAAGAGAAGGG GACCCTGTTGCAGCTGCCCATGGCCTTCAGGAAGGCGGCTTCTCAGAACTCCCG CCTGTGGGCCCAGCTCAGCTCTACACAGACCAGCGACTCCGTGGATGCCACTGTGTTCTCCAAAACCCAGTTCCTCCAGAAAATGCAGATGACT TCTGGCTGGCCCAGCTCTGGGCTCAGTGCTGCAGAGGTGGAGGCAGAAGTGGGGTGCCTGCAGAAGGCCTCCTCGCTACTGAGACTGCGAATGAGGGAAGAGCTCACAACAG ACCCTACAGACTGGATGCAGGAGTACCGCTGCCTGCTTACCTTGGAGGGGCTGCAGGCCATGGTGGGGCAGTGTCTCCATAGGCTACAGGAGCTGCAGGCGG CAGTGGTGGAACAGCCACTGAAGCCATGGCCTGAGGGAAGACTTCCCAGGGCTTCATTGCCCTGTGGAGGAAGAGcagaccccatctggggcccccagctgcttctctactccaGCACcgaggagctgcagaccctggcgGCCCTCAGGCTTCGAGTGGGCATGCTGGACCAGCAGATCCACCTGGAAAAG GTCCTGATGGCAGAGCTCCTCCCCTTGGTGAGCACACGGGAGCCACTGGGACCGCCCAGGCTGGCGCTGTTCCGGGCTGTGCACAGCCTTCTCTGTGAGGGAGGCCATCATTTCCTCACCATCCTGCGAGATGAGCCTGATGACTGA
- the TEDC2 gene encoding tubulin epsilon and delta complex protein 2 isoform X1 has product MLPAHCSRRLMAELRDALDTCAERQRQLERSLRVSRRLLRAWEPAETPAPEPTPGPKTNEEVLPPACTPCPQDLKELELLTQALEKAVQVRRGISKTGDKASSLKSGSIATHATTASAPPRASERKPPRGIGQTTTPASRLPKPRLLSAGDQTCIRRRPHTAKPGQSLRDQPVAPSAAPQAPEAFRLKEKGTLLQLPMAFRKAASQNSRLWAQLSSTQTSDSVDATVFSKTQFLQKMQMTSGWPSSGLSAAEVEAEVGCLQKASSLLRLRMREELTTDPTDWMQEYRCLLTLEGLQAMVGQCLHRLQELQAEESGEEVPSCNPMRPHPPVLTAVVEQPLKPWPEGRLPRASLPCGGRADPIWGPQLLLYSSTEELQTLAALRLRVGMLDQQIHLEKVLMAELLPLVSTREPLGPPRLALFRAVHSLLCEGGHHFLTILRDEPDD; this is encoded by the exons ATGCTGCCCGCGCACTGCTCGCGCCG GCTGATGGCCGAGCTGCGGGACGCCCTGGACACCTGTGCGGAGCGACAGCGACAACTGGAGCGGAGCCTGCGAGTCTCCCGGCGGCTGCTCCGGGCCTG GGAACCAGCCGAGACCCCGGCTCCAGAGCCAACTCCAGGGCCAAAAACTAATGAAGAGGTCCTGCCTCCAG CATGCACACCCTGCCCCCAAGACCTCAAGGAGCTGGAGTTGCTGACCCAGGCACTGGAGAAAGCTGTGCAGGTGCGAAGAGGCATTTCGAAGACTGGAGACAAGGCCTCCAGCCTGAAGTCTGGGTCCATTGCTACTCATGCTACCACAGCCTCTGCCCCACCCCGGGCTTCTGAAAGAAAACCCCCCAGGGGCATAGGCCAGACCACCACGCCTGCTTCCCGCCTCCCTAAACCCAGGCTTCTGTCAGCGGGGGATCAGACCTGTATACGGAGAAGGCCCCACACTGCCAAGCCTGGACAAAGCCTCAGAGACCAACCAGTAGCCCCCTCAGCTGCCCCTCAGGCGCCAGAAGCTTTCAGACTGAAAGAGAAGGG GACCCTGTTGCAGCTGCCCATGGCCTTCAGGAAGGCGGCTTCTCAGAACTCCCG CCTGTGGGCCCAGCTCAGCTCTACACAGACCAGCGACTCCGTGGATGCCACTGTGTTCTCCAAAACCCAGTTCCTCCAGAAAATGCAGATGACT TCTGGCTGGCCCAGCTCTGGGCTCAGTGCTGCAGAGGTGGAGGCAGAAGTGGGGTGCCTGCAGAAGGCCTCCTCGCTACTGAGACTGCGAATGAGGGAAGAGCTCACAACAG ACCCTACAGACTGGATGCAGGAGTACCGCTGCCTGCTTACCTTGGAGGGGCTGCAGGCCATGGTGGGGCAGTGTCTCCATAGGCTACAGGAGCTGCAGGCGG aggagagtggggaggaagTGCCTAGCTGCAACCCCATGAGGCCACATCCTCCTGTCCTCACAGCAGTGGTGGAACAGCCACTGAAGCCATGGCCTGAGGGAAGACTTCCCAGGGCTTCATTGCCCTGTGGAGGAAGAGcagaccccatctggggcccccagctgcttctctactccaGCACcgaggagctgcagaccctggcgGCCCTCAGGCTTCGAGTGGGCATGCTGGACCAGCAGATCCACCTGGAAAAG GTCCTGATGGCAGAGCTCCTCCCCTTGGTGAGCACACGGGAGCCACTGGGACCGCCCAGGCTGGCGCTGTTCCGGGCTGTGCACAGCCTTCTCTGTGAGGGAGGCCATCATTTCCTCACCATCCTGCGAGATGAGCCTGATGACTGA